The Bombus huntii isolate Logan2020A chromosome 2, iyBomHunt1.1, whole genome shotgun sequence genomic interval TTCGTTTTGAACAAGCATCTCCTGACGAACGCGACAAACGCATAGTTTCGTGCCGGCCGCGACCTCATTTCACCCTTTTGTACGAGACAGCTGGTTAGAAACATCCGTAGCCTCGAACGATTTCGGGGTTCATCGAGACCGGTCGTTTAAAAAGATCGGTAAACAACCAGTGACGCTCCAGCATCGTCCCAAATTCCAGTGAATCACtgcatttatttaaagaaaaaccACGCTCAAAACACACTCTGCACGCTTCACTTggataaaaatgaaatcacCACGAGTATAACTAGCCAAAGAAAGAGGAAACTCAGTTTAACTCAACGAAACCTACATCGTTTTTCGCATAAAACCTCGACACTTCTTTCCTGCCTTATAGCATAAACAGATAACTTCGAATCGGCATAGCAGTCATACGCATCGTCccttttatagaaattgtTGCTTTAACATTAACGagttattaaaataatctGTCTAAAAGGGAACAATTCCACGTTCGAAATTCTCATTCTCTTTTCTCCCTATCTCATGCAAGTAAACATCTTCAAATcactatatataatttataatagtaCATTATTCGTATGagatagagagaaaaaagattgAGAATTTCAAGTGTAGAATTATTTCCtgtttgaatatatatatatttttttcacacACACCATCTCTTtcacatttatatttattcaacgCACCAATCTAAATTCCAGTTAGTTTTAGTACCAGCAAAATATGTTTTAAAAGATTTCTCCTAAAAAGAAGCACCTCTAGGCTTAAAATCCTCGACACCAATCCTACTCACCATATACAATATACTATGAGAGCCTTACatcttattatatttcaaaaatcgTTCGCGTCATTCACAGACAAAGCACAACGATTTTCGACGTTGAAAAATTCGACAGTTCTACACTCGAAACCCTCGACACTAGTCCTATTCACACCACATAATATACCATATACTATGGAAATTGCATATTTCCTTATATCTatcgtacatatatatatatatatatatatatatatatatatatatatatatatatatatatatatatatatatatatatatatatatatatatatatatattcattccAACAATCGTCTGCAACGATTCACGAACGAATTACGATCATCTTCGATGCTCGACAATTGTACAATCGACATCAATCCTATTCACCACAAATAGTATATTATACTTGagaaaattttgtatctttgCATCTACATATTCCAAAGATCGTCCCCATCAAACGTTTCACAAACAGATCACGATGATCCTCGATACCGAACAATTTTACACTCGAAACTCTGCATACCTATTCACCATACGTACGATAAaactataattattaaaacttGATATCTATGTTCCAATAAATCATTCCCATCAAATATTTCACCAATAATCCACGACAATCTTCGACGCGATCGTAAGCATTCCATAGACTGGCACGCCGTTTGGTGTATCGAGCAATGCTTGGTCTCCCTTACCGCCCACCGGGTCAGTCTCGTCGACGCGTATCATCCTTTCGACGTCTTGGCTACCCTCCCCTAGTGCTCCAAGCCACCGAGGAACGGGTTGCGTTCGTCCGACAGTCGTTGGGTTGCACACGCGGACGATGATCGCGCTCGATCTCTCTCTTCTGGCGCTCGCCGATCCGGTGTACCCTAAAGGCAATTATTGACTATCGCGTTTGCGGTCTCGGGCGGCGAGTCCCCGGAGGCCGGCGGCGGGTGCCTCTTCTTCTCGGCTCGGACGGATTTAGATTTTCGGCGGACGCCGCGGATTCTGCTGGCGGGTCACGTGGCCAGTGGCGTTCCTCGGCGCCCTCCTGCTCCGCACGCGTTCTTCGCCAGCCTGCCACCACCTTCGATCGACTTTGTCCTAACTTCTAACGCCGGTTGGTTTTATCTTCGTTCTGGATTACACGATGCTAACGATTTCGATATCGGAGAATAGATCTAGGAACGGACGAGCGATTCGACGAGTCGTCGACGCAAGTTCTTGTTTCACTTGTTTCGCTCATTCTGCGTGCACGTTAGCGATAGGATAGGTTTCGATATcgaaaaatagatttttaaatcGACGAGTAGATTTACGAATACGTTTTTATGAAACTGCCGCGGAGTCGttttttctcttcgttctGGCCGCGCGATATCAACGAACAGATTTTGGTATCGATGAATAGATCGATGAATGGACGAGTTGCAGCAAATTCTTACGCGCcacgatttatttttctcttcgaTCTGAATATACAAATAGATCGACGACTAGATTTTCCCCAGTGAAagatgaatttaaaaatgGGTCGATACGGGTTAAGGGGATCTTTCCCCAAGTTTCACGGGATTGATCGATAGGATGGATCCGTAGCGCCGTGCTGGTTGAGAACCACGTAGACGCAGGTGTCGCGACTATTGAGGTTTTTAGGGTGAACCGATTTTAATTAACCTGTTAACTAGACGAATAAACTCGTCGATTGAATTACCAATCTCTAGGATGTAAGCTATCCAAAAAGAAGCCTACAAGTCTATAGTACTTTTAGTGGAACAGTGGAATTATTATAAagaattttgatttatttcgtCAATATGAAAAGAACGGAaaacattgtaattttatttataaattcaaaCGTATCTAATACTAAAGAACTAATcgatttcttcgtttcttcatTTAGAAATTCCCTATTTCGTTAAGGGGTCGTTTCTcatttttggtaaaaataaattacctgcgtatatatataaagtttTAAGAAATGACtagaaatgttaaaaaatgatCCATTTAATATATTGGatcatataataatatgattaATTCGCGATCAAACTTCGGGCGGAAGTCGATTtatgactggttttacaattaattGGAACTAGTGGAAATTAGCTTTCcaaaaatgaatttcttttgAAGAAGACGATTAAAAGGATAACAGGATTCGTGGCTttcgttgaaattttatttattttgataataCTTCTGGATGAGGTGTGGGAGTTTACTGAACGAGTCTTTGTACAAGCTGTTTGATTTATTCGTCTGTGAATagtattttgtttctttattattttttctctgCTTGAACGTTGAACGTTTATTATTAAAGATATAAGgttttgttaaatattgtgAACATGGTGAATTCGTATTTATTAAACGTATATTACGAACGTGATAGGTTGTTTAATAAACAGAAAGTTAAGCTGCGTCTGTTTCTATTCTTTGTCTGTAAATTACACTTTCTTGCCTTTTtatgagaaataaaattcttggctttaatataattactttTTACACAGAATCAGAAATTTTCAATAAGCTTCGGAATTTTCACTAGTCCTTATTTTCccttgaatattaatttcattcacTTTCACATAAATATCTTGGCTTTAAGCTGGCCTCGGTATTGCAGATCACCAATTTTTTACGCGTAAACGCAGACAAATATTCTTGAAATATCCAAAACCGAAAGTTTTTATTTCCTCTGCGCTCAAGAGGATCCTCGTTTTTTCAGACTTACTAAAAAGTTCTTAACATAAAACAAATGCTATTTTAAAAGccaatatttaaagaaataaataaaaatataaagaaaatttctaatgcaaaatgtttttttataatattcattatCATCTAGATTTCAAAATTCAGAGCTGTCTGAAAATGCGATAGTGTGAAAATCTGGTTTACTCCAATTTTGTGCCGAACTTCAATGACCTCATTCCTAAAGAGAAGACGCATCGCGCAATTCACGTATCCCATTTCGGTTAGACTTAGTACGGCCGTACGTATCATAACAATTTATTGTTAGCGCATGAAACTCGAAATGATATTTCTATCGGAAATTTGTTTAGGCGCGAAATATTTGTCTGTAATGTCCGGCAGCTCGTGCGCATGCTAAAAAGTCAGTAATGgtgtttatttttaattttagttcTCCACCTTTGACATTCGCTGAATTGCTTTTGGCAGCATTTAGACAATTTGTTTAACTGTCACATTTCTGTTACGCTCATTCAGAAATTTTTCATACACGAACCTACATGAAATTAATACATCCCGATTGTAACATTTTCAagcaaaatatgatattaagAAGCTACCTGACTCGTGACTCATAACACTGCGATATGTATAGCATAATAGCATTTTATCTTAATTGTATCagattatatgtatgtattatctGATAGTATCTAGTATTACATTAAAAGAGCAGTTTATACTTCATTCATAATTACATTTtgctgaaatatgacaaacgCAAAAATTTTGAAACTGTATATAAAAGTTTGTCTTTcaataaatgttaataaatatatgcaTGTACTGTATGCGATTGGTTTAAACACTTTGTCTTGGCTTTAGATTCTAGATGTATGTAGAAAAACTGGTTTAGTActtatacgtatatgtatgcAATGTTGTGttatttataaacaaaatataccGATGGCAAACATAACCTCAAAGTTGCGGTTTCCAATAGTTCGACAGAATGTTGTTGCAAGTTAAATTCTGatcaatattacaaaaatggCAGGTAGTATGAGACAATTAGAAGAAAGACAACTTCTAGTTGAAGTAACACGGATGCAATGGTCTCCAAAAATGGATCTCTTAGCAATCGCAAATGTGAAAGGTTAGATTTTTCATTTAGTAAATAAAAAGTTGAAGTTTTTCAGTTGTTTAAATTTCTATAACACTTTATTgttgatattaattatttatacagaagttaataaaaacatattattaattttttagtaAATATTATCAGAGTTTGATTCATTGtaatattagttttatttataatagtaGGAATTCTTGAATatcataaatgtaataaataatgttatctttattaaaatgatttttatagGAGAAGTTACGTTACATAGATTAACATGGCAAAGAGTATGGTTATTGAGTCCTCAAGAGGAATCCGATACTATAGTGAATTTAGCATGGAGACCAGATGGAAAACTTCTAGCGATTTGTTATGAAGTCTCTAAATTAGTGTGTCTTGTAGATAttgagaataaaaatattatacatagaaCAAAGTTAATGTTGCACAATGCAATTACATGTATGACATGGTTACCATTAGCAAATTTAGAAAGTGATACTTTGTTAAATGGTAGCAAAGCAAATATGCTACCGACTGGAGAATATCTCCCACCTTTACCTAGTTTAAATAGAAGTTTTGGTCAAGAATCAGAACGCAAGGAAGTTTTATCTCAAACTTTAGATATACTTTTTGTAAGTTTAAATATCATAGATGTTTTGGAATATTAACATTGTGATCATCTATAGATAATTGTATATGCTATAGCTTGGCTTAGATGATGGAAATGTTGCAATGTATGTATTTGGAATGTTCTATTGCGGTACAATTTCTGTTGGTCATGGtcaaatattagaaattagtGGTGGATTTGGCAAATCAATGTGGATTACATGGAAGGATAATATTGGCATCAAAGCAAGTAGATTATGGTGTCCACTGTTGGAACAAAGCACAGCTTTTTTAAAGGTTCTTTgcttaatatattttaaaagtttatttcaaaataatactaaatttctataaatcttTTATCTAAATTTGAGGTAGCACAAGCTCAAGCTAATATCGAATACCTGATGGATTATCTTTCACGTACGTTAATGGCAATATCTGAAGCATGGGAGACAATTCTTTTGGAAATGGATGAAAAACTTGCACGATATGCAGAAACAAATCCACCTGGTGGAGTTGCTGCAGACTTTTTAGAACTGTTAATGATTGGTATACCTACCCAAAACTTAGAGAATTTCTTGCTACGTGATTTGACTGAAAAGGGTTTAAAAAAATTAGGACATAGCATTGAAATGTGTTATAGTAATATACAGGTATGATGGTAATATTTGGtgataatttctttaatttatctACATCACAATAATCCATCCCTATTTTGTAGAAATTAGTCTTAAAAAATTTAACTAGCGTTGGGATGGCCCTCGTATACCAATTAGCTGAAATGAGAGGAATGGTCAGATTAGGTGGCTCGTATGAATTACTAGGACTTACTGATGAGACTATTATAACTAATGCTCTTCATGCATCAGAAGCTTTTTTAGCAAAATCTTCTGAAATTCAGCAAGTGATAGATCATAGCATGCGTGACTATAAAGCGTTTTTCCGGtacgtttaaaaattaaaattattatccaatatttctactatttctatttctatttctcctattttatatttttattttaaggtGGTTATACGTTGCAATTTTAAGGCTGTCAGATGAAAGAATACCATCTGAAGTAAGTCGTGTCAGTCAACAAGAGTTAACATTTATCGCCGAATTTTTGCGCGGTTTTGATAAGACTGAACCTGGTGTTGGAGGAAGAAAAGGAGTGAATTTAGAGAAGTTAGGTCAATACTTGCGACGGGAAAATTTACAAACTTGTCTAACTCCTGAAGGAAGCGAATGGGCTACTATGCTCGATGAAAATCATTGTCTTCGTGATCATCCTCTTATTGTGAAACAAGACCTTAATTATTCCTTATTGCAGTCTCATGCGAAATTAATTACTGCTATACATAATGTTTTTCGTGAGTCTTACCAAGGATTAGTTGAACATTTTACCATATCAAATATTGCTTTGTCGCCGTCTATAGGATTTACATCATCGCAAGTTGCAACAAACAATGATAGTTTGCTAGTAGCTACATGTGATGCTGACCATCAAATATTACGACTGTTTAAAGTCGAGTGTTCATGCATAGAACCCATTTCTCTTAGGTTTAAATTAAGTACGATAGATACAGATTATAAATCAGGTTTGCTGttttactataaatatatgcaataatttaattctttaaagTAACATAACGTTTGTTTTTTACAGAATCTCATTCCAAAACGTACATAGACTGTACTGTAGTTGATCTACAATTTTACTCTAACGAACATCTCAGTTTACTGCTACTTAACAAACATACACATGCATCGTATCTTGTACAATTGCCATTGAATAACGTCcgaatttttgaaaatcaaGATAAGAATGCAATTAGTTTAGTAGATCTTTTAGGTAACAGTTGGCCACGACCTTTTCAAGGTATAACTGCTAAAAAAATAGCAGTCAGTGGTGCGCGAAAAGTGGCCGCTGTTTTAAGTGAAAACAATAGGAAAATAAGATTATTAGAAACTGAAGTGGAACctgaagaagaggaagaagaagaagatgaagaagatgTAATGAATGATAGTATGTTGAACACTACTCATGGAACAGCTGCAAATTCTCAAACATATAATTAAACTATTtaatcattatttatatacataaatatatatacaatatgttaCAAGAGAATTTTCATCTACAAAACATttattaaaactatttttttacttatgaaatgattatgtattttatgtcTTCATGGCACAATTCCTAAAtcaatgtatatgtatataaatttaaatatggctatgtatgtatgtatgtgtgtatgtcTTTATGTTGCATTCACCatgaaacaaaatttctttgaatatattacaaaattattcattatttttgCATTTGATTAAATACTCTTGGGAAATCAATATCAAGAGCTTCATTATCAATACCACCTTCATCAATTGTTGGTATAGACATAGATGGTGGAGGAACAGTATAGATATTTGGCGTATATTTTGCAGGAGAATTTTCTCTTGATTCTTCCAAATCTGaaataattcatattaattaaacataaacatatgatattttgttttacatatcaatttataatatttaccaAAAAAATTGCGATTGTGTTTCCTTTTTGTTGTGACAATGAAAAGAACAATAGCTATAGCAACAACTATTACCATAACAGCAGCCATACCCCGTAATAAATTTGTCTATAAGAAAGAGACTATTGAAAACAAataggaaaaatatatttattgaagatataacgtatcttAACATACCTCAAAATCGTTTTCCCAAAGATCTTCCCAATCTTTCTTAACTATTAATTCAATAGTATTACTAGTGATATTAGAACGATCTGATATACCTTTGGAAAAACACTTATAGAAACCAGACTCAGCTGTTGATACACCctaataaaagatataatttctTAAGATAAAATACCTAAAAGTTGTAAGAggaatatttacaataattactTACCCTTATGAAAAGCTTTCCTGTTAACACttcataattatatttgttttCATCCATTAAATTTCCAGGCCCAATAATGCGGTTATTACCAGTAAGGTGCCAAAACATAAAACGATGATGATCATCACTGCTCAAACATGGAAGTTCAGCTATATGACCTGCTGGAACTTTTGTCACTGTAACTTGATCTTCATTAGCTCCACTTTTCGTTAgtgataataataaacatagaaatataaaacaaatcaCATTCATCTGTAAAATAGaattgcaataaaaataataaataggaTTGGATAgagtatatatttatttattttaatattaataaataatgagTTCAAATTATAAACTTGAATATATGATaacttgtaatatttaatgtatttatatttaatatttagatagcttaatttataatattaatcttagtttttgcaaaatttattgttaattttttaattattgtaaactATATAGATATTTAATGTAACATAGTAAAAACATATCTGGTCATTCTACCTGCTTCATGTTACTTATATCCAGCTCAGTAGATCACTATAAAATTGTTGATTTATCCACTTTATGAACTCATAAATTCTATTCACACAAAAGGAATACTtagattaaaaaattcatagtaaaaatgtacaaacaCTGTTACAGAACTTGTTCTACTATCAACTAAGCTAGCAAAATGTTTTGTATCATTCGTACTGTGTTCTACTAACAATTACATTCCAATTCCACTGATCATTTCCATTGAAAGAATTTCAATGGTGTAGGACTTTAAATGTAACAGATGGTTGCTGGAATAATTATCATATGCACAATGCAAGCAAAAGACATTTGTCAATGAACCATGTTGCATAACAATAAAGGTAAGTACATAAATTCTTTCTAATGTTTCactgttatttattttatatattaataaatatgctaaaaaatattacagtCACTTTATTGTTTGTAAGAGATGACAGTCTTATGAACTAATGAGAAAAGCTTCAATAATGGATCTGAGGTAGAGTTACTTATTTATATCTCTGTCCTATTCATCCTTGTGCAATAGAGTATTTATAGTAAACTAGAGTGGCATCTTGTGACTACCATACTATCTAAACATGCACTATATACTTTCTCACTTTTACTATTCAAAAGAGACTggtatgtaaaataaaatctaataTCAGGAAAGTATTTACACACGTTGTACCTATTAATTAatcattatataacatatacatatgagatgcaaataaataataaattactacttttttacaaaatgtttttaagttaaaaaaatgatcctcaaatatacaaaaaatatagcCATTGTTTATAATTGAAATCAACATAATTTTGATGgcattgataataattatattaataataattaaagttaatTTATACGAAATGTATTCATATAAAACATTGTAgatattacatacatttattataatatttctgaatTGGCTGTGATTTGTTCATTGTTAATATCGATAATGATGCATCAAATTTATAAAGACATCAACTGCCAATGCTGGAAGAAGAATCCAAAATGGTCCCAAAACAAGTTTTGCTGGTAAAAACCAATGTGGTGCTTCTAATTTCaaacatattaaaatttgGGCACTTATTTTCATGAGCATAACTGATGTATACCACATCtgaaaaaaagatattttcagtattcataaaatataataagtaCCCAGTTTCATCACAGTACATGTTTATATCAAATTCATAAGCTTAGCttttttgtatgaaatattatattttcaagaaTTTCAATATATGATGAATGTTACAAATAATTTGTCActcaatatataataaattaagtTTCCTTTTTAACGAAATTCTTATTAACGGTAGAATGGacaatacattttttatttattcatataattaaggaaatatactataaattaaagtgaaaatttttgcaatcttcttattaacaaattaattagtaatatttacaatttatatgcAAGTAATACTCTTTGATGAAAAAAACTTACTTCCCGAGGTAAATGATCAATACGTCCATTTTTAAAAAGGGTgatgatattaataataatattaactgAAACTATGAGATCAAACAACCACAGTGGAATAAAAACAATAAACCAATTCCATTGTGTCCTCTGATCGAGCCTCAAGACAAGCAGAATCAGAAAAATCAAAAGATTAAACCATGTATATAACGCACGATGTAAAGCTGTCATTGGGATATATAATTAAGTACGTCAAAAATCACGAGACAAAACGTGATCTTGAAACTATACGATTATGTTGCAAATTCGGTGATCTGTTTACATCAACGTTTGATATACCACCTAACCTCTATCGTCAACTAACCTATAAGTTGTAACGATTTCTAAGATGTCGCTACtaacataaatatattaatattattcaaatttgtatATCGCATTATGaaacgatataaaaaatatattacaacagaatatgttatttctttattatttttaatgaagtAAAGTTGATTATCTTTAATTTCATCATAgtttttacattatatattgATATCGTAAAGTCGCGAGATCGATTGAGTGATATAAACGGCTAGCCCGGGTAACAAACTCGAGGTCTTATTTTTGTTAAGTAGATATATTTTTGGATTATTTTGAGATAATGACAAtgtttttactttttcaatttattctgATTTATAACTCTCAATAGACGTAGTATTTATAGGGAAACTATATGTACATGaatataatttgttattatGTTGTTCTATACTGTATTTGTATTATATGCTTGTTGTACTGTATACATGTGTAATTATATGAAGATACATTTATTCATATACCTATTTATTATAGGATGGCATAAGTTTTGATTGCAATAACTTGAAAAATTATCATATTCACATACTTTGtacttttaaaataattgttaaaagGACATGATATTATAAGCGAAATatcattcattttataatcttttttAACGAGTAACGCCATTATTGTTCAAATTACttgaaagtaatataaaattagttaagttatttttcaatatctctATCTTAAACGCTTTAAAAGTTTTTACGCTATAAAAAGAATATCTAAGAACATACTATCACTAAGCAGCGACCTTGAATCAAGATTGTTTCATCATTCAGTAAATGTGTTTgtgattgtaaaaattgtacgaTCATTCACTTGAGCCGATAGTTATAATATTGTTCAACGAATTCTTTTAGAATAAGTATTATTTATAGTTTAATTTGCAAACGACATTTATAAATAGACTGAATTGaatgatataataattataaggtgatacgttccTTGTgaatatatagtaaataatacaattatcgTAATTATGCCGAATGAAGCGAGTTCTGCATCAAATGGATCTAATGTGCGTATATggcatttaataaaatttttttattatttgtttatacataaa includes:
- the LOC126878109 gene encoding anaphase-promoting complex subunit 4; this translates as MAGSMRQLEERQLLVEVTRMQWSPKMDLLAIANVKGEVTLHRLTWQRVWLLSPQEESDTIVNLAWRPDGKLLAICYEVSKLVCLVDIENKNIIHRTKLMLHNAITCMTWLPLANLESDTLLNGSKANMLPTGEYLPPLPSLNRSFGQESERKEVLSQTLDILFLGLDDGNVAMYVFGMFYCGTISVGHGQILEISGGFGKSMWITWKDNIGIKASRLWCPLLEQSTAFLKVAQAQANIEYLMDYLSRTLMAISEAWETILLEMDEKLARYAETNPPGGVAADFLELLMIGIPTQNLENFLLRDLTEKGLKKLGHSIEMCYSNIQKLVLKNLTSVGMALVYQLAEMRGMVRLGGSYELLGLTDETIITNALHASEAFLAKSSEIQQVIDHSMRDYKAFFRWLYVAILRLSDERIPSEVSRVSQQELTFIAEFLRGFDKTEPGVGGRKGVNLEKLGQYLRRENLQTCLTPEGSEWATMLDENHCLRDHPLIVKQDLNYSLLQSHAKLITAIHNVFRESYQGLVEHFTISNIALSPSIGFTSSQVATNNDSLLVATCDADHQILRLFKVECSCIEPISLRFKLSTIDTDYKSESHSKTYIDCTVVDLQFYSNEHLSLLLLNKHTHASYLVQLPLNNVRIFENQDKNAISLVDLLGNSWPRPFQGITAKKIAVSGARKVAAVLSENNRKIRLLETEVEPEEEEEEEDEEDVMNDSMLNTTHGTAANSQTYN
- the LOC126878153 gene encoding uncharacterized protein LOC126878153, producing MKQMNVICFIFLCLLLSLTKSGANEDQVTVTKVPAGHIAELPCLSSDDHHRFMFWHLTGNNRIIGPGNLMDENKYNYEVLTGKLFIRGVSTAESGFYKCFSKGISDRSNITSNTIELIVKKDWEDLWENDFETNLLRGMAAVMVIVVAIAIVLFIVTTKRKHNRNFFDLEESRENSPAKYTPNIYTVPPPSMSIPTIDEGGIDNEALDIDFPRVFNQMQK
- the LOC126878167 gene encoding transmembrane protein 60 codes for the protein MTALHRALYTWFNLLIFLILLVLRLDQRTQWNWFIVFIPLWLFDLIVSVNIIINIITLFKNGRIDHLPREMWYTSVMLMKISAQILICLKLEAPHWFLPAKLVLGPFWILLPALAVDVFINLMHHYRY